The following proteins come from a genomic window of Rutidosis leptorrhynchoides isolate AG116_Rl617_1_P2 chromosome 10, CSIRO_AGI_Rlap_v1, whole genome shotgun sequence:
- the LOC139871015 gene encoding protein ALP1-like has translation MTSALRQLAYGTAADMFEEYLKMSEQTSIHCLDNFCKCIITLYKERYMRYPNAYDVQRLYSKHEEKHGFKGMLGSIDCMHWEWKNCRVALKGQYTRGDHKKPTIMLEAVASYDLWIWHAFFGMMGSNNDINVLNQSYVFYKLKKGTSPLASFEVNGNQYTKGYYLADGIYPDWATLVKGFVCPTDDPRIKFTRFQASARKNVERAFGVLQGRFHILRLAARTMSVNKMRRIMDCCIILHNMILEDQGFALSDWEEEFITEDMENRPERIPNRGRDRDIIIREIRDRTVHDQLTDDLVEHIWNLPSTFRTMNG, from the coding sequence ATGACTTCGGCTCTACGCCAATTGGCGTATGGAACTGCCGCCGATATGTTTGAAGAATATTTAAAAATGAGTGAGCAAACCTCAATACATTGTTTAGATAACTTTTGTAAATGTATTATTACATTATACAAAGAACGTTACATGAGATATCCCAATGCATACGATGTTCAACGATTATATAGTAAACATGAGGAGAAACATGGTTTTAAGGGTATGCTCGggagtattgattgtatgcattgggagtgGAAGAATTGTCGCGTTGCTTTGAAGGGACAATACACTAGGGGTGATCACAAGAAACCTACCATTATGCTTGAAGCAGTTGCTTCGTATGACTTGTGGATTTGGCATGCATTTTTTGGAATGATGGGTTCCAACAATGATATAAATGTTTTGAATCAATCCTatgttttttataaacttaaaaagggAACATCTCCACTAGCATCATTTGAGGTAAACGGTAATCAGTACACAAAAGGCTATTACCTAGCTGACGGTATATATCCTGACTGGGCTACTCTAGTCAAAGGTTTTGTGTGTCCGACAGATGATCCAAGGATTAAGTTTACTAGGTTTCAAGCTAGTGCCCGAAAGAATGTAGAGAGGGCATTTGGGGTTCTTCAAGGTCGATTTCATATTTTAAGGTTAGCAGCACGCACTATGTCGGTAAACAAGATGCGGAGAATTATGGACTGTTGTATCATATTACATAATATGATTTTGGAAGATCAAGGATTTGCGTTAAGTGATTGGGAGGAAGAGTTCATTACCGAAGATATGGAGAATCGTCCAGAACGGATACCGAATAGAGGACGGGATCGAGACATTATCATTCGAGAAATAAGAGATAGGACGGTGCACGACCAACTAACCGATGATCTAGTTGAGCATATTTGGAACCTTCCGTCCACATTCCGCACCATGAATGGTTAa